The following proteins are co-located in the Doryrhamphus excisus isolate RoL2022-K1 chromosome 15, RoL_Dexc_1.0, whole genome shotgun sequence genome:
- the timm29 gene encoding mitochondrial import inner membrane translocase subunit Tim29 has translation MASRLTTRRMFCAMRESASFLHSQSRWEKLKNSKAGVWSRSLASDYKEACREMVVGIYEHPVKASVYVTLLGGALTCFLSKPDKSSFEAALLERSGQLGLLSSWIRSATADKHVQNLLKLRNEGRLRHINLGILSIVYSTDYDLDSTLYEVQCSSLSVLWRNLPGRVLDVGFAGRWWVLDFKMKNYDVNEEEFTHLPVHMQVTAPPSVQEVELNERLHRDSWLALKLQVEEK, from the exons ATGGCGTCGCGTTTGACAACCAGGAGGATGTTTTGTGCCATGAGGGAATCAGCAAGCTTTCTTCACTCACAAAGTCGCTgggaaaaactgaaaaacagcaaagcag GTGTGTGGAGTCGCAGTCTGGCCTCTGACTACAAAGAGGCGTGTCGGGAAATGGTTGTTGGCATCTATGAGCATCCTGTCAAAGCATCGGTGTATGTTACCCTCCTTGGTGGAGCATTGACCTGTTTCCTCTCAAAACCTGACAAGTCGTCCTTTGAGGCCGCCCTGCTGGAGCGCTCTGGTCAGCTGGGCCTGCTGTCATCATGGATCCGCAGTGCAACTGCCGATAAACATGTGCAAAATCTGCTTAAGCTTCGCAATGAGGGCCGTTTGCGACACATCAACCTGGGCATACTCTCTATTGTTTATTCTACCGACTACGACCTTGACAGCACACTTTATGAAGTTCAGTGTTCTAGTTTGTCAGTACTTTGGAGAAACCTACCTGGACGGGTATTGGATGTAGGCTTTGCTGGCCGCTGGTGGGTTCTGGACTTCAAGATGAAAAACTATGACGTTAATGAAGAGGAGTTCACACACCTGCCTGTGCATATGCAAGTAACAGCACCACCCAGTGTTCAAGAGGTGGAACTGAATGAGCGACTGCACAGAGACTCCTGGTTAGCACTGAAACTTCAAGTTGAGGAGAAATAA